Proteins encoded together in one Triticum dicoccoides isolate Atlit2015 ecotype Zavitan chromosome 7B, WEW_v2.0, whole genome shotgun sequence window:
- the LOC119335179 gene encoding acyl-acyl carrier protein thioesterase ATL4, chloroplastic-like isoform X1 gives MTVHDSELDQYGVVHNAMYVVYIHKAREEMAASIGFSMTSIASSGNAMAVLELNLKYFKPLLRGAKFVVKVRLVQIKGTRILVDHIIETLPNRELVLEATATVVCLNKDYRPTRVFPEMSFKLRRFFSSQDDEGGDQLTSYKVLS, from the exons ATGACCGTCCATGACAGCGAACTGGACCAGTATGGAGTCGTTCACAATGCCATGTATGTTGTTTACATCCACAAAG CTCGAGAGGAGATGGCTGCGAGCATTGGCTTCAGCATGACCTCCATAGCAAGCAGCGGCAACGCGATGGCAGTCTTGGAACTGAACCTCAAGTACTTCAAGCCTCTACTA CGAGGTGCCAAGTTCGTTGTCAAGGTGAGGCTCGTCCAGATAAAGGGCACACGGATACTCGTCGATCACATCATCGAGACGCTGCCAAACCGTGAG ctTGTTTTGGAAGCGACGGCGACCGTCGTCTGCCTCAACAAGGACTACCGTCCCACCCGCGTCTTCCCGGAGATGTCGTTCAAGCTGCGGCGCTTCTTCTCGTCCCAGGACGACGAGGGTGGAGACCAGCTTACAAGTTATAAAGTGTTGTCGTAA
- the LOC119335179 gene encoding acyl-acyl carrier protein thioesterase ATL4, chloroplastic-like isoform X2: MTANWTSMESFTMPSREEMAASIGFSMTSIASSGNAMAVLELNLKYFKPLLRGAKFVVKVRLVQIKGTRILVDHIIETLPNRELVLEATATVVCLNKDYRPTRVFPEMSFKLRRFFSSQDDEGGDQLTSYKVLS; encoded by the exons ATGACAGCGAACTGGACCAGTATGGAGTCGTTCACAATGCCAT CTCGAGAGGAGATGGCTGCGAGCATTGGCTTCAGCATGACCTCCATAGCAAGCAGCGGCAACGCGATGGCAGTCTTGGAACTGAACCTCAAGTACTTCAAGCCTCTACTA CGAGGTGCCAAGTTCGTTGTCAAGGTGAGGCTCGTCCAGATAAAGGGCACACGGATACTCGTCGATCACATCATCGAGACGCTGCCAAACCGTGAG ctTGTTTTGGAAGCGACGGCGACCGTCGTCTGCCTCAACAAGGACTACCGTCCCACCCGCGTCTTCCCGGAGATGTCGTTCAAGCTGCGGCGCTTCTTCTCGTCCCAGGACGACGAGGGTGGAGACCAGCTTACAAGTTATAAAGTGTTGTCGTAA